The stretch of DNA TATAAGAACAGCCTCaccctaaacagaaagtaaaacaaaaacatgCCAACAAACCACCTTAGGGGTCATTCACAATAGTCAATGTTTTGTTAGTTGTACAAATTAATACATCAGTTCGGTTCTAGGGATTTGGAACACAGACAAGGATAGAGAGTctctaaacaaaaataaattgttgaGACTGGTGCCACAATAGAAATTCTAAATGGatgttaattttgaaaaaaaaacaacttcatCTATCTTTAATAAAAATACATGACTTGATGATATTATTAAATGCaaaatgttaaaaacaaaatcagtgaaGTAAAACAAACATAAAAACAACAGACAGAAATAAAAATGTACAAGTACAGCTGAAAAGGGTGAAGTGCCAGAAAGGGATTACAAGTCTTGAAAGCTTAAAATTACCTCCAGTCAGTGAGCATCTCCACTTACAGAAAGGCAAATACAAATGAAAGGATGTTTAGATAGGGATAATTCTTCACCAACATTTGATTCTTCTTCCCCAAAGTGTTACTAATTGTTACACTTAAAATGTGCCATTTAGAAGATGGCAGGGATACAAAAGGTACTACTCGTACACgcaaaaatgtttaaattaagGAATTCTTCCCTTATATATTATATGTATGATTCATAAGATTATGTTTTGGCTTTCAGCTCTAGTTGTGCTTTGCTCTCCCTCCTTTTAAATAGGATTTCCACCTCTTTAAAAATTCCTTAAAGATAGGTGCATCATCAACTGTGCTCAGCAGTTGTAGCTGGTTGATGTGGGTGGTGTGGTAGTCCCAACGTGCCAAGTTTGGAGCTGTACCAAGCATGAAATGGCGGAGATCATAGATTGTTCCTGAGCCAGTGTCATACAATGGAAGCATGGCTTTCAAAGATTCCATGCCCCGTTCATAAAGTTTTTTAGCTTCTTGTCCTAGTTTCTCACCTGCAGTTTCTTTGAGGTCATACAGACCCAGTAAAGAGTATATGAAGCCATTCAGAACAAATGAGCTGGGAACAGTTGGGTATTCTTCATACCAATCATAGTTATTCATAAACACAGCTTTTACCCCGTGATCCTCTGACTTGAGGGTATAGGGCACTACGGCCCGCAAGGCTGAATTGAGGTACACTTGTTCCTTTGTAAGCAAATAGGCCCTTACAAGTGTAGACATGGCCTGACCTTGTGCCATAGCTGAATACCAACCAGGCTCCAAAGACTTAAAACCCTCGCCTAGCTTACGGGTTACCATTATGGGCCAGCCACCTTTTTCATCCTGATTTCTTACCAGCCAATCGCTGGCAGCAAAGAAGGCTGGCATGTGTGCTGTGGTTGCTATTGTGATGTTGTCAATGAAGCCTTTTCCCTTGGCAATCAGCTTGATAACTTTCTTGGGCATTATTTTAGTCTGCTTTACAGCCTTAGTGTTGGACAAGCCAACCCCTTTCTTCAGGTCAGTTACCAGATCTCGAGTAAGAGTACTCCAGCTTGTCCTTGGGCCTATGCCATAGTAAATATCTTTGTCTTTGAAGGCTATAAGTTGTGTGTTTGTGACATAGTGAATTGTAAACAGCTGATTCTTTTCAGTTGTCTCCAGTACCACAGAAATGCTCCCATTTGTTAAGAATTTAATATCAAATGAAATGATGAAATCTTTTGCATTTCCTAACATCAGGTAAACCCCATCCGAAGATTCTGAAAAGAAACAGAGATAAATTTAATattaaactgaaaattttgtAAAATACTAGAAGTTTGTTTGAGCACAGCAACTGGCTTTCTATTATAATGTGAAATTATATTTGTGAAGGTGTGTCTCTTCATGTCACCTTTTCTATTCTTAACAACT from Stegostoma tigrinum isolate sSteTig4 chromosome 33, sSteTig4.hap1, whole genome shotgun sequence encodes:
- the glceb gene encoding D-glucuronyl C5-epimerase B isoform X3, which gives rise to MPKGCTVSTVFDKTRLSNVKQFTTPESSDGVYLMLGNAKDFIISFDIKFLTNGSISVVLETTEKNQLFTIHYVTNTQLIAFKDKDIYYGIGPRTSWSTLTRDLVTDLKKGVGLSNTKAVKQTKIMPKKVIKLIAKGKGFIDNITIATTAHMPAFFAASDWLVRNQDEKGGWPIMVTRKLGEGFKSLEPGWYSAMAQGQAMSTLVRAYLLTKEQVYLNSALRAVVPYTLKSEDHGVKAVFMNNYDWYEEYPTVPSSFVLNGFIYSLLGLYDLKETAGEKLGQEAKKLYERGMESLKAMLPLYDTGSGTIYDLRHFMLGTAPNLARWDYHTTHINQLQLLSTVDDAPIFKEFLKRWKSYLKGGRAKHN
- the glceb gene encoding D-glucuronyl C5-epimerase B isoform X1; protein product: MASKGGNYEVPCRNIFIIYNYRYDVNMRCLASRVNYKTLIIICTLFTLVTVLLWNKCSSDKAIQFPRDLGHLEDLFRGEGLEKQGIDSEDNNDVSSLLQVGKSLPKQPSADAFHQEQQKAPPVASLLNNKLMGLKYEEIDCLINDDYTIKGRKEGNEIYLPFTWIEKYFEVYGKIAQYDGYDRFEFSHSYSKVYTPRGTYRPDGVFMSFEGYNVEVRDRVKCISGIEGVPLSTQWGPQGYFYPIQIAQYGLSHYSKNLTERPPHTEVYEIAEKRDKGTRQNDWIMPKGCTVSTVFDKTRLSNVKQFTTPESSDGVYLMLGNAKDFIISFDIKFLTNGSISVVLETTEKNQLFTIHYVTNTQLIAFKDKDIYYGIGPRTSWSTLTRDLVTDLKKGVGLSNTKAVKQTKIMPKKVIKLIAKGKGFIDNITIATTAHMPAFFAASDWLVRNQDEKGGWPIMVTRKLGEGFKSLEPGWYSAMAQGQAMSTLVRAYLLTKEQVYLNSALRAVVPYTLKSEDHGVKAVFMNNYDWYEEYPTVPSSFVLNGFIYSLLGLYDLKETAGEKLGQEAKKLYERGMESLKAMLPLYDTGSGTIYDLRHFMLGTAPNLARWDYHTTHINQLQLLSTVDDAPIFKEFLKRWKSYLKGGRAKHN
- the glceb gene encoding D-glucuronyl C5-epimerase B isoform X2; translation: MRCLASRVNYKTLIIICTLFTLVTVLLWNKCSSDKAIQFPRDLGHLEDLFRGEGLEKQGIDSEDNNDVSSLLQVGKSLPKQPSADAFHQEQQKAPPVASLLNNKLMGLKYEEIDCLINDDYTIKGRKEGNEIYLPFTWIEKYFEVYGKIAQYDGYDRFEFSHSYSKVYTPRGTYRPDGVFMSFEGYNVEVRDRVKCISGIEGVPLSTQWGPQGYFYPIQIAQYGLSHYSKNLTERPPHTEVYEIAEKRDKGTRQNDWIMPKGCTVSTVFDKTRLSNVKQFTTPESSDGVYLMLGNAKDFIISFDIKFLTNGSISVVLETTEKNQLFTIHYVTNTQLIAFKDKDIYYGIGPRTSWSTLTRDLVTDLKKGVGLSNTKAVKQTKIMPKKVIKLIAKGKGFIDNITIATTAHMPAFFAASDWLVRNQDEKGGWPIMVTRKLGEGFKSLEPGWYSAMAQGQAMSTLVRAYLLTKEQVYLNSALRAVVPYTLKSEDHGVKAVFMNNYDWYEEYPTVPSSFVLNGFIYSLLGLYDLKETAGEKLGQEAKKLYERGMESLKAMLPLYDTGSGTIYDLRHFMLGTAPNLARWDYHTTHINQLQLLSTVDDAPIFKEFLKRWKSYLKGGRAKHN